The Methanofollis sp. UBA420 DNA segment GAGGCCCTGGAGACAGGCTCTTTTGCGAAGCTCGAGAACGAGCTCTACAAGCAGCTCTATACCCAGATGATCTCGGACGCGAAGGGCGGCATCAAGGGCGGCAACGTCTTCCTGAACTATATCCAGATGGAGATAGACCTCAGGAACCTGATGAACCTCTTCCGTTTCCGCGCCGCGCATGCAGGCGAGGAGATCAGGGATCTGCTCGTCCCGGGCGGCAAGGCCTTCACGGTCGACGAACTGATGCGGATGAGCACGATCGAGAGCCTTGACGAATTCGTCGACGCCGCGAAGAAGAAGACGCGGGATCCCGAACTCGTCGCAGTCTTCGACGAACTCCAGCAGCAGCGTTCGATCCACGAGATCGAGGTCATGCTGACGAAGTTCGAGCTCAAACAGATGGAAAGGCTCTCCAAGCTCTATGCATTCTCGGTTCTTCCGATCCTTGCCTACCTTGAGATGAAGAAGTACGAGGTTGCAAACCTCCGTGCCATTGCCCGGGGGAAGGAGTACAACCTGCCGAATGAACGCATTCAGAGTTACCTGGTGATGTAAGAATGGAGATTGCAGTTATCGGAAGCAATGAGTTCGTCATCGGGTTCAGGCTTGCGGGCATTCAGAAGACAATCGCCGCGGAAAGCGACGATGCCCTGAAAAACGCCATCCACAACGTCCTTTCGGACGGGTCGGTGGGCATCCTGGTGCTGAGTGGCAGCGATATGAACAGGCTCCCCCTGCGCCTCCGGAGCCAGCTTGAGGAGTCCGTGAGGCCGACAGTGATAGCGGTCGGTGAGGAAGAGGGAGGCCTCTCCATGCGGGAGAGAATAAAGAGATCGGTCGGTGTTGATCTGTGGAAGTAAAAGCAGCGTCAAAGACAGGCACTTCGACAGGAGTGCTCAAGAGAATTTCAGGCCCGGTCGTCACGGCCGTCGGTCTCGACGCCCACATGTTCGATGTGGTCAAGGTCGGGAACGAGGAGCTGATGGGCGAGGTCATCAAGATCTCGGGTGAGAACGTCATCATCCAGGTCTATGAGGCCACCGATGGCATCCGGCCAGGCGAACCGGTGGTGAACACAGGCATGCCGCTCGCGGTCGAGCTCGGCCCCGGTCTGCTGAAGAGCATCTACGACGGCATTCAGAGGCCGCTTGAGGTGCTCCTGGAAAAGATGGGCAGCTTCATCGAGCGTGGTGTGACCGCACCCGGCCTCGACAGGACAACGAAGTGGGACTTTGTCCCGGTCGTGAAGGTCGGAGACCGCGTCGTGCCCGGCATGGTCATCGGCACGGTCCAGGAAACCACGTCGATCCTCCACAAGATCATGGTCCCGCCCAACATGAAGGGCGGCGTGGTCAAGAGCATCAAGGGTGGGTCTTTCACCGTCGAAGAGACAGTCTGTGTCCTTGAGGACGGCTCAGAGATCCAGCTGATGCAGAAGTGGCCGGTCCGTGTCCCGCGGCCGGTGACCGAGAAGATGAACCCGGACATCCCGCTCGTTACAGGGCAGAGGATTCTCGACGGGCTCTTCCCGATCGCCAAGGGTGGCACCGCCGCAATTCCGGGTCCCTTCGGCTCGGGAAAGACGGTCACCCAGCAGCAACTTGCAAAGTGGTCTGACGCCCAGATTGTGGTCTACATCGGCTGCGGCGAGCGCGGCAACGAGATGACCGAGGTGCTGACCGAGTTCCCGGAGCTCGAGGACCCGAAGTCGGGCAGGCCGCTGATGGAGCGGACCATCCTGATCGCGAACACCTCGAACATGCCTGTGGCAGCCCGTGAAGCGTCCGTGTACACCGGTATCACCCTTGCCGAGTACTTCCGTGACCAGGGCTACGACGTCTCCCTGATGGCCGACTCCACCTCCCGGTGGGCAGAGGCAATGCGTGAGATCTCCTCCCGGCTCGAAGAGATGCCTGGCGAGGAAGGCTACCCTGCATACCTTGCGGCCCGCCTCTCCGAGTTCTACGAGCGTGCCGGCCGTGTGACGACCCTCAACAACCTTGAAGGCTCGGTCACGGTCATCGGTGCGGTTTCGCCGCCGGGCGGCGACTTCTCGGAGCCGGTCACCCAGAACACCCTCCGTATCGTGAAGGTCTTCTGGGCACTTGATGCCAAGCTCTCGCAGCGCCGTCACTTCCCTGCGATCAACTGGCTCAACTCGTACTCCCTGTACCTCGACGTCCTGAACACGTGGTACGACAAGAACATCTCGCCCGAGTGGAACCCCCTCCGCAGCTGGGCGATGAATGTTCTGCAGAAGGAGTCAGAACTTCAGGAGATCGTGCAGCTCGTCGGTTCCGACGCTCTCCCCGAGGAGGAGCAGATCACCATCGAGGTCGCCCGTATGCTCCGT contains these protein-coding regions:
- a CDS encoding V-type ATP synthase subunit C, with translation MADVGGPAPYIYVSTRMRVRKAKLIPREEYLRMLNMSLPEITRFIGETEYKKEIDELGSSFSGINLIEVGLSWNLAKEYQEILKITPSGLIRFVQSYLRRWDIQNVLTILRGKVQGVKAGKIKEVLIPAGELDKNVLDRLLAEDSPERIVESLKDRRLGPVLSAGLHEALETGSFAKLENELYKQLYTQMISDAKGGIKGGNVFLNYIQMEIDLRNLMNLFRFRAAHAGEEIRDLLVPGGKAFTVDELMRMSTIESLDEFVDAAKKKTRDPELVAVFDELQQQRSIHEIEVMLTKFELKQMERLSKLYAFSVLPILAYLEMKKYEVANLRAIARGKEYNLPNERIQSYLVM
- a CDS encoding V-type ATP synthase subunit F gives rise to the protein MEIAVIGSNEFVIGFRLAGIQKTIAAESDDALKNAIHNVLSDGSVGILVLSGSDMNRLPLRLRSQLEESVRPTVIAVGEEEGGLSMRERIKRSVGVDLWK
- a CDS encoding ATP synthase subunit A; amino-acid sequence: MEVKAASKTGTSTGVLKRISGPVVTAVGLDAHMFDVVKVGNEELMGEVIKISGENVIIQVYEATDGIRPGEPVVNTGMPLAVELGPGLLKSIYDGIQRPLEVLLEKMGSFIERGVTAPGLDRTTKWDFVPVVKVGDRVVPGMVIGTVQETTSILHKIMVPPNMKGGVVKSIKGGSFTVEETVCVLEDGSEIQLMQKWPVRVPRPVTEKMNPDIPLVTGQRILDGLFPIAKGGTAAIPGPFGSGKTVTQQQLAKWSDAQIVVYIGCGERGNEMTEVLTEFPELEDPKSGRPLMERTILIANTSNMPVAAREASVYTGITLAEYFRDQGYDVSLMADSTSRWAEAMREISSRLEEMPGEEGYPAYLAARLSEFYERAGRVTTLNNLEGSVTVIGAVSPPGGDFSEPVTQNTLRIVKVFWALDAKLSQRRHFPAINWLNSYSLYLDVLNTWYDKNISPEWNPLRSWAMNVLQKESELQEIVQLVGSDALPEEEQITIEVARMLREIFLQQNAFDAVDTYCSLEKQLDILKAIRAYADLSSAAHAAGVMPSQILAIKAKNDLPQIKFVQDYKPELERILKAMKDEFSGLKAGMA